The following proteins come from a genomic window of Candidatus Binataceae bacterium:
- the rnc gene encoding ribonuclease III: MSGRWLGPKPGPEPAPPPRAEEDRADLERRFNYTFVRPELLRTALTHPSAAVGPEPHYERLEFLGDAVLDLAIADLLMRRLPEAKEGVLSKERASIVNGRTLAAKAQEIGIGRALRLGKGEEKSGGREKISILAASFEAVIGAIYTDSGLGPARTVIEGLFAGDIGGPSTERDYKTELQEIAYRRFRSQPVYELVSSRGPDHAKMFTTRIRIAGRDLGVGEGGSKKQSEQAAARAALDRIESEKRERR; encoded by the coding sequence TTGTCGGGCAGGTGGCTCGGCCCCAAACCGGGCCCGGAGCCTGCGCCGCCACCGCGCGCTGAGGAAGACCGCGCAGACCTGGAACGGCGGTTCAACTACACTTTCGTGCGTCCCGAGCTGCTGCGGACCGCACTCACCCATCCGAGCGCCGCGGTCGGTCCCGAGCCACACTATGAGCGGCTGGAGTTTCTGGGCGACGCGGTGCTCGACCTCGCGATCGCGGACCTGCTGATGCGCCGGTTGCCCGAGGCCAAGGAAGGCGTGCTCTCCAAGGAGCGCGCCTCGATCGTCAACGGCCGCACCCTTGCGGCCAAAGCGCAGGAAATCGGTATCGGCCGGGCGCTAAGGCTGGGCAAGGGCGAGGAGAAAAGCGGCGGACGCGAAAAGATCTCGATACTCGCGGCGTCGTTCGAGGCGGTGATCGGCGCGATCTACACCGACAGCGGGCTTGGGCCGGCGCGGACGGTGATCGAGGGGCTCTTCGCGGGCGACATCGGCGGTCCTTCAACCGAACGCGACTACAAGACCGAATTGCAGGAAATCGCCTACCGCCGCTTTCGCAGCCAGCCGGTTTACGAACTGGTGTCGTCGCGCGGCCCCGATCACGCCAAGATGTTCACCACGCGAATCCGAATCGCCGGCCGCGATCTTGGCGTGGGCGAGGGCGGCAGCAAAAAGCAGAGCGAGCAAGCCGCGGCGCGCGCCGCGCTCGACCGCATCGAGAGCGAAAAACGTGAGCGTCGCTGA
- the mtaB gene encoding tRNA (N(6)-L-threonylcarbamoyladenosine(37)-C(2))-methylthiotransferase MtaB produces the protein MKTTASTPATTRVARFAIATLGCKVNQYDSAIIESRLGARGMERCEFDEVADIYIVNTCTVTDRADTESLKLARRARRLNPDARVVMTGCLAQANPAVLAGSPAIDAVVGLGRPEDLERAVLGEAADRVMVANLRKERAPIELGAVALEGRTRAFLKLQEGCDQFCSFCIVPTSRGTSRSVEPRRIFDAIDRLAASGFREVILTGVHLGGYGRDLDPPVSLEALLEMVAERSPIGRVRISSLDPEELSDRILEIMAASDKFCPHLHLPLQAGTDATLVRMRRRYDVAHFRNRIERVLELMPSAAVGTDLIAGFPGETAADFDNYFKFIEALPLAYFHVFPYSVRAGTTAAKLQGRVAPGDIKRRAEILRALGEDKRRRFIERFDGSKLKVLLEERGADGRLRGYSRNYIRVLVEGREALGNDEVEVVASHIEGVALVGQVARPQTGPGACAATAR, from the coding sequence GTGAAGACGACGGCGAGCACTCCCGCAACAACGCGCGTGGCGCGCTTCGCGATCGCAACGCTTGGATGCAAGGTCAACCAGTACGACTCGGCGATAATCGAGTCGCGCCTCGGCGCGCGCGGGATGGAGCGATGCGAGTTCGACGAGGTCGCCGACATCTATATCGTGAACACCTGCACGGTGACCGATCGCGCCGATACCGAGAGCTTAAAGCTCGCGCGGCGCGCGCGCCGGCTCAATCCTGATGCGCGCGTGGTGATGACCGGATGCCTTGCGCAGGCAAACCCCGCGGTGCTGGCAGGCTCGCCCGCGATCGACGCGGTGGTCGGACTCGGCCGTCCCGAAGACCTGGAACGCGCGGTGCTCGGCGAAGCCGCGGACCGCGTGATGGTTGCGAACCTGCGCAAGGAGCGCGCGCCGATCGAGCTTGGAGCGGTTGCGCTGGAGGGCCGCACGCGCGCGTTCCTCAAGCTGCAGGAGGGATGCGACCAGTTCTGCAGCTTCTGTATCGTGCCGACCTCGCGCGGAACTTCGCGCAGCGTGGAGCCGCGGCGCATCTTCGACGCGATCGATCGGCTCGCAGCCTCGGGCTTTCGCGAAGTGATCCTGACCGGAGTTCACCTCGGCGGCTATGGCCGCGACCTCGATCCGCCGGTCAGCCTGGAGGCGCTGCTCGAGATGGTCGCCGAGCGCTCGCCGATAGGCCGGGTGCGGATAAGCTCGCTCGACCCCGAAGAACTGAGCGACCGAATCCTGGAAATCATGGCCGCCAGCGACAAGTTCTGCCCGCATCTGCACCTGCCGCTCCAGGCCGGCACCGATGCGACGCTGGTCCGGATGCGCCGACGCTACGACGTCGCGCACTTCAGGAACCGGATCGAACGCGTGCTCGAGCTGATGCCATCTGCTGCGGTCGGCACAGACCTTATCGCGGGCTTTCCCGGCGAGACCGCCGCAGATTTCGACAATTACTTCAAATTTATCGAAGCGCTTCCGCTTGCCTACTTCCACGTCTTCCCGTACTCCGTGAGGGCGGGGACCACGGCCGCCAAGCTGCAGGGCAGGGTCGCGCCAGGCGACATAAAGCGCCGCGCGGAAATCCTGCGCGCGCTCGGCGAGGACAAGCGGCGGCGCTTCATCGAACGGTTTGATGGATCGAAACTTAAAGTGCTGCTTGAAGAACGGGGCGCGGACGGTAGGCTGAGAGGCTACAGCCGCAATTATATCCGCGTGCTGGTGGAGGGTCGCGAAGCTCTTGGGAACGACGAAGTTGAGGTGGTGGCATCGCATATTGAAGGCGTTGCCCTTGTCGGGCAGGTGGCTCGGCCCCAAACCGGGCCCGGAGCCTGCGCCGCCACCGCGCGCTGA
- the era gene encoding GTPase Era: MSVAEPHRAGFVTLGGRTNVGKSTLLNRMVGHKVAIVTPRPQTTRRRILGIRSDPDAQLIFVDTPGLHRPRSALDQHMIEIARRCLGEGEVVLGVVEAAAPLGEGDRAFLAELREIKAPRVVAVNKIDRVSRAGLFAALEQCGREAPEAEIVPVSALKGGNVEELVAVVKRMLPEGPALMPEDEYTDQTERTIAAEVVREKVFLAMREEVPFSTAVVVENFVEESDRRLLRIDAVIVVAREAHKGMLIGAGGRQLKQIGTAARLELEKMLGARVFLQLLVKVEKDWTRSPRKIAELGL; the protein is encoded by the coding sequence GTGAGCGTCGCTGAACCACATCGCGCAGGCTTCGTCACGCTCGGCGGGCGCACCAACGTCGGCAAATCGACGCTGCTCAACCGGATGGTCGGGCACAAGGTCGCGATCGTCACGCCGCGCCCGCAGACCACGCGCCGCCGCATCCTCGGTATCCGCTCCGACCCCGACGCGCAGTTAATCTTCGTAGATACCCCGGGATTGCATCGTCCGCGAAGCGCGCTCGACCAGCACATGATCGAAATCGCGCGCCGATGCCTCGGCGAGGGCGAGGTCGTTCTCGGCGTGGTCGAGGCGGCCGCTCCGCTTGGCGAGGGCGACCGCGCCTTTCTCGCCGAATTGCGCGAGATAAAGGCGCCGCGGGTTGTCGCGGTCAACAAGATCGATCGCGTGAGCCGCGCCGGCTTGTTCGCCGCGCTCGAGCAATGCGGGCGCGAGGCGCCCGAGGCCGAGATCGTTCCCGTGAGCGCTCTTAAGGGCGGCAACGTCGAAGAACTGGTCGCGGTCGTCAAGCGGATGCTGCCCGAGGGTCCGGCGCTGATGCCCGAAGACGAATACACCGACCAGACCGAGCGGACGATCGCCGCCGAGGTCGTGCGCGAGAAAGTGTTCCTCGCGATGCGCGAGGAGGTGCCGTTTTCGACCGCCGTGGTGGTGGAGAATTTCGTCGAGGAAAGCGATCGCCGGCTGCTCAGGATCGACGCGGTAATCGTCGTCGCGCGCGAGGCGCATAAGGGGATGCTGATTGGGGCAGGCGGGCGGCAGCTCAAGCAAATCGGCACCGCGGCGCGCCTGGAACTGGAAAAGATGCTGGGCGCGCGCGTCTTCCTGCAGCTCCTGGTCAAGGTCGAAAAGGATTGGACGCGCAGCCCGCGCAAGATCGCGGAGCTGGGGCTCTAG
- the cimA gene encoding citramalate synthase produces MAVAKKIQVYDTTLRDGCQSEDVSLTVEDKLEIAERLDDLGIDYIEGGWPGSNDRDAAFFREVKKLHLRHAKIAAFGSTRRANIRASADRNLALLLRAETPVATVVGKTWDLHVKEALRISNQANLDILHDTIAYLKRHVDQVIFDAEHFFDGIAANPVFALDCLRAADSAGADLIALCDTNGGRLPHEIEAGVEAASEAVRCPLGIHPHNDCEVAVANAVAGVRAGAVQVQGTINGIGERCGNANLVSIIPDLQLKLGYQCVPPAKLKMLREVSMLVYELANITPHTRQPYVGHSAFTHKAGLHVSGIQRSVHTYEHIDPATVGNDRHVVLSELSGRANILYKSKEFGLDIEPSNEKIGVLLDELKRLEALGYTFDGADASFELLMLRTLGFAREHFRFVSFRVFDDKWHEDHTPFSEAVVVIDGPDGVRSRNSATGNGPVNALDSALRGALMPYFPALEAMQLADYKVRVLDNGAGTAARVRVLIESTDGRRRWGTVGLSSNVVEASWQALVDSVEYKLHKGAAKPRIVKHPPANGTRPRERALPRNGAAARA; encoded by the coding sequence ATGGCGGTAGCGAAGAAAATACAGGTGTACGACACCACGTTGCGTGACGGGTGCCAGTCGGAGGACGTTTCGCTCACGGTCGAAGACAAGCTCGAGATTGCCGAGCGCCTCGACGACCTCGGCATCGACTACATCGAGGGCGGATGGCCCGGCTCCAACGATCGCGACGCGGCGTTCTTCCGCGAAGTGAAGAAACTCCATCTGCGCCACGCCAAAATCGCGGCCTTCGGCTCGACCCGGCGCGCCAACATCCGCGCCTCGGCCGACCGCAACCTGGCGCTGCTGCTGCGCGCCGAGACTCCGGTCGCGACCGTGGTCGGCAAGACCTGGGACCTGCACGTCAAAGAGGCGCTTCGGATTTCCAACCAGGCCAACCTCGACATTCTGCACGACACGATCGCGTACCTGAAGCGGCACGTTGACCAGGTCATCTTCGATGCCGAGCATTTCTTCGACGGTATCGCGGCCAACCCGGTGTTCGCGCTGGATTGTCTGCGCGCGGCCGATTCGGCGGGCGCCGACCTGATTGCGCTCTGCGACACCAACGGCGGCCGTCTGCCGCACGAGATCGAGGCTGGAGTGGAGGCGGCGAGCGAGGCGGTGCGATGCCCGCTCGGAATCCATCCGCACAACGATTGCGAGGTCGCGGTAGCCAATGCTGTCGCCGGCGTGCGCGCCGGCGCCGTGCAGGTCCAGGGCACGATCAACGGCATCGGCGAGCGCTGCGGCAACGCGAACCTGGTCTCGATCATTCCTGACCTGCAGCTCAAGCTCGGCTACCAGTGCGTGCCGCCGGCCAAGCTCAAAATGCTGCGCGAGGTCTCGATGCTGGTCTACGAACTGGCCAACATCACGCCGCATACGCGCCAGCCCTACGTCGGCCACAGTGCGTTTACGCACAAGGCGGGACTGCACGTCTCTGGCATCCAGCGCAGCGTTCACACTTACGAACACATCGATCCGGCGACGGTCGGCAACGATCGTCACGTGGTGCTGTCGGAGCTGTCCGGCCGCGCCAACATCCTCTACAAGAGCAAGGAATTCGGTCTCGACATCGAGCCGAGCAACGAAAAGATCGGCGTACTGCTCGACGAGCTCAAGCGGCTCGAGGCGCTGGGCTACACTTTCGACGGCGCAGACGCCTCGTTCGAGCTGCTGATGCTGCGGACGCTTGGCTTCGCGCGCGAGCATTTCCGCTTCGTCAGCTTCCGCGTGTTCGACGACAAGTGGCACGAGGATCATACGCCGTTCAGCGAAGCCGTGGTGGTGATCGACGGGCCCGACGGCGTGCGCTCGCGCAATTCGGCGACCGGCAACGGACCGGTCAACGCGCTCGATTCGGCGCTGCGCGGCGCGCTGATGCCGTATTTCCCGGCGCTCGAAGCGATGCAGCTTGCGGACTACAAAGTACGCGTGCTCGACAACGGCGCGGGCACTGCCGCGCGCGTGCGCGTGCTTATCGAATCGACCGACGGCCGCCGGCGCTGGGGCACGGTTGGCCTTTCCAGCAACGTGGTCGAGGCGAGCTGGCAGGCGCTGGTCGATTCGGTCGAATACAAGCTGCACAAGGGTGCGGCCAAGCCGCGCATCGTCAAGCATCCGCCGGCCAATGGGACGCGCCCGCGCGAGCGCGCCTTGCCGCGCAATGGCGCGGCGGCGAGGGCATAG
- a CDS encoding FAD-binding oxidoreductase, whose translation MARPDVIVVGAGVVGCSLAFHLARSGARVTVFEKGREVCSGMSARSGALLRMHYTFAPEAELAWKSLRYFANWEDIVGGDAERRGCGFVRTGFAIVVGPPNVERLRANVAMLRAVGVDTAAIEPAELRSIEPAINVDDVALAAYEPQSGYADPVAATRSMAEAAARHGAVFRTGAMISAIDAAGGRARGVVDASGARHGADAVCVMAGPWTDRLLKPLGAAIGIRAERAQIAFFKRPASLSHCGCIDTISGSYFRPQGDAETLIGLGDVKAEYEPDPDSFREDNDADFVTEVAERLTHRVPAMAGAGYSRGHAGIYDVSPDSRAVIGPVPGTGSLYVAAGFSGTGFKTAPAVGAAMAELIIDGRSTTVDLRPFGFARLREGRPIRGEHEYLMGANFGHKL comes from the coding sequence ATGGCCAGGCCTGATGTAATCGTGGTGGGCGCCGGGGTGGTGGGATGCAGCCTCGCGTTCCATCTTGCCCGCAGCGGAGCGCGCGTCACGGTTTTCGAGAAAGGGCGCGAGGTATGCTCCGGGATGTCGGCGCGTTCGGGCGCCCTGCTGCGAATGCACTACACTTTCGCGCCCGAGGCCGAACTCGCATGGAAGAGCCTCAGGTACTTCGCCAATTGGGAAGACATAGTAGGGGGCGACGCGGAGCGGCGCGGATGCGGCTTCGTGAGAACCGGTTTCGCGATCGTGGTCGGGCCGCCTAACGTCGAGAGGTTGCGCGCCAATGTCGCGATGCTCCGCGCGGTCGGCGTCGATACGGCCGCGATCGAGCCAGCCGAATTGCGCAGCATCGAACCGGCGATCAACGTTGACGACGTGGCGCTCGCGGCTTACGAGCCGCAAAGCGGCTATGCCGACCCGGTGGCGGCGACGCGCTCGATGGCTGAGGCGGCCGCGCGGCACGGCGCGGTGTTCAGGACGGGGGCGATGATCAGCGCTATCGACGCGGCCGGCGGCCGTGCACGCGGCGTCGTGGACGCCTCCGGCGCGCGTCACGGGGCCGACGCGGTATGCGTGATGGCCGGTCCGTGGACAGACCGGCTGCTGAAGCCGCTCGGCGCCGCGATTGGAATTCGCGCCGAGCGCGCGCAGATAGCTTTTTTCAAACGCCCGGCATCGCTCAGCCATTGCGGATGTATCGACACGATCTCGGGCAGCTACTTTCGTCCGCAGGGTGACGCCGAGACGTTGATCGGGCTCGGCGACGTCAAGGCGGAATATGAACCCGATCCGGACAGCTTCCGCGAAGACAACGACGCCGACTTCGTCACCGAGGTCGCCGAGCGCCTCACCCATCGCGTGCCGGCGATGGCAGGTGCGGGATATTCGCGCGGCCACGCCGGAATCTACGACGTAAGCCCCGACTCGCGCGCGGTGATAGGCCCCGTTCCCGGAACCGGCAGCCTCTATGTTGCCGCGGGTTTCAGCGGCACCGGCTTCAAGACCGCGCCGGCGGTCGGCGCCGCGATGGCGGAATTGATCATTGACGGGCGCTCCACAACCGTTGACCTGCGTCCGTTCGGGTTCGCGCGCCTGCGCGAGGGACGTCCGATCCGCGGCGAACACGAGTATCTGATGGGCGCCAACTTCGGTCACAAGCTCTGA
- the mnmA gene encoding tRNA 2-thiouridine(34) synthase MnmA produces the protein MSARVLVAMSGGVDSSVAAAILRERGYDVVGVAMRLAAEAPAPAARRRGTCCSHEDFEDARRVAERMDFPFYVVDLRAEFGARVIDNFVSEYLDGRTPNPCVMCNREIKFARLSERAAALGADYVATGHYARIERNPRGRFRLLRAADATKDQSYFLFTLGQTELSRTLFPLGAMTKAEVRARARELGLANADKPESQEICFVPDGDYARFVERAAPRQRLRPGNIVDAKGCTLAAHGGVHRFTVGQRRGLGLSSPEPLYVREIRAESGDVVVGPRDGLTAAGLVARDVSLVDPESVVEGAIAVEARIRYRHPALPATLAIEAGDRARVTFESGGGPAVTPGQACVFYRGDEVLGGGFIERAL, from the coding sequence ATGAGCGCGCGAGTGCTGGTCGCGATGTCGGGCGGCGTGGATAGCTCGGTTGCCGCAGCGATCCTGCGTGAGCGCGGCTACGACGTGGTCGGGGTGGCGATGCGTCTTGCTGCGGAAGCTCCGGCTCCGGCCGCGCGGCGGCGCGGGACGTGTTGTTCGCACGAGGATTTCGAGGATGCGCGCCGCGTCGCCGAGCGGATGGACTTTCCGTTTTACGTGGTAGATCTGCGTGCAGAGTTCGGCGCCCGCGTGATCGACAATTTCGTGTCCGAGTACCTCGACGGGCGAACGCCAAATCCGTGCGTGATGTGCAATCGCGAGATCAAGTTCGCGCGCCTGAGCGAGCGCGCCGCGGCGCTCGGCGCGGACTACGTCGCGACCGGCCATTATGCCCGTATCGAGCGCAACCCGCGCGGCCGCTTCCGCCTGCTGCGCGCTGCCGATGCGACCAAGGACCAGTCGTACTTCTTGTTTACGCTCGGCCAGACCGAGCTGAGCCGCACGCTCTTTCCGCTCGGCGCGATGACCAAGGCCGAGGTGCGCGCGCGGGCGCGCGAGCTTGGCCTCGCCAATGCTGACAAGCCCGAGAGCCAGGAGATCTGCTTCGTGCCCGACGGCGACTATGCGCGCTTCGTCGAGCGAGCGGCGCCCCGCCAGCGTCTTCGTCCCGGCAACATCGTCGACGCAAAGGGGTGCACGCTGGCGGCACATGGCGGAGTTCATCGCTTCACCGTCGGACAGCGCCGCGGACTCGGCCTTAGCTCGCCCGAGCCGCTGTACGTGCGCGAGATTCGCGCCGAGAGCGGCGACGTCGTGGTCGGCCCGCGCGACGGTCTCACGGCGGCGGGCCTGGTCGCGCGGGATGTCAGCCTTGTCGATCCCGAAAGCGTCGTTGAGGGCGCGATTGCGGTCGAGGCGCGCATCCGCTACCGCCATCCGGCGCTGCCCGCGACGCTCGCGATCGAGGCGGGCGATCGCGCGCGCGTGACCTTCGAGAGCGGCGGCGGCCCGGCGGTGACGCCCGGACAGGCGTGCGTGTTCTATCGCGGCGACGAAGTTTTGGGCGGCGGCTTTATCGAGCGCGCATTGTGA
- the epsC gene encoding serine O-acetyltransferase EpsC, whose protein sequence is MALPTTNGLGAETHAPIGVVNRLREDIQAVFDRDPAARSTLEVVLAYPGLHAIWMYRAAHWLWEHDLCLLGRLLSEFARWITGIEIHPGATIGRRLFIDHGMGVVVGETAEIGDDVLIYQGVTLGGTSLKKEKRHPTIEDQVMISAGAAVIGPVRIGRGSRIGAGAVVVSSAPPYSTIVGIPGKVIEGESTRQDVAGLDHVHLPDPVARAMQGLVDKLNRIGVRIEELEERQDCLEDKLNPKISRSAPDAETAATDEPDLFKNR, encoded by the coding sequence ATGGCGCTCCCGACCACCAATGGCCTCGGCGCCGAGACCCACGCGCCCATTGGCGTCGTCAATCGCCTGCGCGAGGACATACAAGCGGTCTTCGATCGCGACCCGGCCGCGCGCAGCACGCTCGAGGTGGTGCTGGCTTATCCGGGGCTGCACGCGATCTGGATGTATCGCGCGGCGCACTGGCTGTGGGAGCATGACCTCTGCCTGCTCGGCCGGCTGCTGAGCGAGTTTGCGCGATGGATTACCGGGATCGAAATCCATCCCGGCGCAACTATTGGACGGCGGCTTTTTATCGATCACGGGATGGGCGTGGTCGTCGGCGAGACCGCGGAAATCGGCGACGACGTCCTGATTTACCAGGGCGTTACGCTCGGCGGCACGAGCCTCAAGAAAGAGAAGCGTCATCCGACGATCGAGGACCAGGTGATGATCAGCGCCGGCGCCGCGGTGATCGGCCCGGTGCGCATAGGACGCGGCAGCCGTATCGGCGCGGGCGCGGTGGTGGTTTCCTCGGCGCCGCCGTACTCGACCATCGTCGGCATCCCCGGTAAGGTTATCGAAGGCGAGAGCACGCGCCAGGATGTCGCGGGCCTCGACCATGTGCATCTGCCCGACCCGGTGGCGCGCGCGATGCAAGGTCTGGTGGACAAGCTCAACCGGATCGGCGTGCGTATCGAGGAACTCGAAGAGCGCCAGGACTGCCTCGAAGACAAGCTCAATCCTAAAATTTCGCGCAGCGCGCCGGACGCGGAAACGGCTGCGACGGACGAGCCCGATCTCTTCAAGAATCGCTGA
- the der gene encoding ribosome biogenesis GTPase Der yields MMKPVANAAGPADALGALLRGAPVVVLVGRANAGKSTLFNRIARGRRAIVSPVAGTTRDLNLGQAEHRGRSFFIIDSGGLELGGRERMGKRVAQDALRAVALADVVVFMLDGRGGLGPGDREAVELIRATGRPMVAAVNKMDRAGVEAAAAEYHALGISPMLLISAAHGRGIEDLLDEIVERLPAAEAAPPAPPDLRLAFIGRPNVGKSSLLNRLAGFERAIVDDTPGTTRDPVDLRLRAADRDVLLIDTAGIRRPARVEGELEHFSVGRAIETIRRAEVLVLVIDSTEGVTDQDARLAHLVESEGRALVVVCNKWDLAAKAGRRVAAFVRDAEAQVPFLGFAEMLFTSALTGDGVDKIIPAAMRAADSWRATFQTANLNRILAEATAAMDPPMIERRRLRLMYVTQVGHSPPRLAFFANVEGDIPAHYLRFLATRFRAALRLVGTPLLMSFRRTGRTWAEARASGAVRHKESPPKPLAKTSAKIPAKKSVKTSAKTSAKGPRAKR; encoded by the coding sequence ATGATGAAACCGGTCGCGAACGCCGCCGGCCCCGCGGACGCGCTGGGCGCGCTGCTCAGGGGCGCGCCGGTCGTGGTCCTGGTCGGCCGCGCCAACGCCGGCAAATCGACCCTGTTCAACCGGATCGCCCGCGGCCGCCGCGCGATCGTAAGTCCGGTCGCCGGCACCACGCGCGACCTCAACCTCGGCCAGGCCGAGCATCGCGGACGCAGTTTCTTCATCATCGACAGCGGCGGACTCGAATTGGGCGGCCGCGAACGGATGGGCAAGCGGGTCGCACAAGATGCCTTGCGCGCGGTCGCGCTGGCCGACGTCGTGGTCTTCATGCTCGACGGGCGAGGCGGTCTCGGCCCCGGCGATCGCGAAGCCGTCGAGCTGATTCGGGCGACCGGACGGCCGATGGTCGCGGCGGTGAATAAGATGGACCGCGCGGGGGTGGAAGCGGCGGCCGCCGAGTATCATGCGCTCGGAATCTCGCCGATGCTGCTCATCTCGGCTGCTCACGGACGCGGGATCGAGGACTTGCTCGACGAGATCGTCGAACGGTTGCCCGCCGCCGAGGCCGCGCCGCCGGCGCCGCCCGATCTGCGCCTTGCGTTCATTGGCCGTCCCAACGTCGGCAAATCGTCGCTGCTCAATCGTCTCGCCGGTTTCGAGCGCGCGATCGTGGACGATACGCCCGGCACCACGAGGGATCCGGTTGACCTGCGCCTGCGCGCCGCGGACCGCGACGTGCTTCTGATCGACACCGCAGGAATCCGCCGCCCTGCAAGGGTGGAAGGCGAACTCGAGCATTTCTCGGTCGGCCGCGCGATCGAGACGATTCGCCGCGCCGAGGTGCTGGTCCTGGTGATCGATTCGACCGAGGGCGTCACCGACCAGGACGCGCGCCTAGCTCACCTGGTCGAAAGCGAGGGCCGCGCCCTGGTCGTGGTGTGCAACAAGTGGGACCTTGCCGCGAAGGCGGGACGGCGGGTCGCGGCCTTCGTGCGCGATGCGGAGGCGCAGGTGCCGTTCCTGGGGTTTGCCGAGATGCTGTTCACGTCGGCACTGACCGGCGACGGCGTGGATAAGATCATCCCGGCGGCGATGAGGGCCGCCGATTCATGGCGCGCGACCTTCCAGACTGCGAATCTCAACCGCATCCTGGCCGAGGCCACGGCCGCGATGGATCCCCCGATGATCGAGCGGCGGCGGCTTCGGCTGATGTACGTCACTCAGGTCGGCCACTCGCCGCCGCGTCTCGCGTTCTTCGCCAACGTCGAAGGCGATATTCCGGCGCACTACCTGCGTTTTCTCGCGACCCGATTTCGCGCGGCGCTGAGACTCGTCGGTACGCCTCTTTTGATGAGCTTCCGCCGCACCGGCCGCACGTGGGCCGAGGCGCGCGCAAGCGGCGCCGTGCGGCACAAGGAATCGCCTCCTAAGCCGCTCGCCAAGACGTCAGCAAAAATCCCAGCCAAGAAATCAGTCAAAACATCCGCCAAGACATCCGCCAAGGGGCCCAGGGCGAAGCGATGA
- a CDS encoding cysteine desulfurase family protein, giving the protein MRIYLDYNAGAPLRPEVRSAIARFAEADEAGNPAAVHRSGQHARRALEQARERVARLIGAAAHEIVFTGGGTESNNLAIRGAAEASAARRRIVTSVIEHSSVLAPLEYLAARGFEVIRLAPDRGGRIAPAAVEAALDSDTALVSLGLANAEVGTIQDVAAMGPPIARAGAIFHLDAAQAAGRIPIRVGDLRCDLLTISGHKIGAPAGIGALYVRSGLALAPLMMGGPQEAGMRAGTPNLLGAIAFGIAAEAAGAHRDEESARVARLAELMLARLDASIPGLRLNGASDHKLGNTLNLTFPEVLGESMLIALDLEGVEVSMGSACAAGAVEPSHVLLAMGLGRDEARSSLRLSIGWSTTADEIDRAAEIIARVWRRVRAAEPLASAVSTRPNAATEAMR; this is encoded by the coding sequence ATGCGTATTTATCTCGACTACAATGCCGGCGCGCCGCTGCGGCCTGAGGTGCGCTCCGCGATCGCTCGCTTTGCCGAGGCGGACGAGGCGGGTAATCCGGCCGCGGTCCATCGAAGCGGCCAGCACGCCCGGCGCGCGCTCGAGCAGGCCCGCGAGCGGGTTGCACGGCTTATCGGGGCCGCGGCGCACGAGATAGTCTTTACCGGCGGCGGGACCGAGTCGAACAACCTTGCGATTCGCGGCGCGGCCGAAGCGTCGGCGGCGCGGCGCAGGATCGTGACCTCGGTGATCGAACATTCATCCGTCCTGGCGCCGCTCGAATATCTCGCCGCCAGGGGCTTCGAGGTAATCCGCCTCGCGCCGGATCGCGGCGGGCGAATCGCGCCGGCGGCCGTGGAGGCGGCGCTCGATTCCGATACGGCGCTGGTCTCCTTGGGGCTCGCCAACGCGGAAGTGGGTACGATCCAGGACGTGGCCGCGATGGGCCCGCCCATCGCACGCGCGGGAGCGATTTTTCACCTCGACGCCGCGCAGGCCGCGGGGCGCATCCCGATTCGCGTCGGCGATTTGCGCTGCGACCTTCTGACGATTAGCGGCCACAAGATTGGGGCGCCGGCGGGAATCGGTGCGCTCTACGTCCGCTCTGGATTGGCGCTCGCGCCTTTGATGATGGGCGGACCGCAGGAAGCCGGGATGCGCGCGGGGACGCCGAACCTGCTCGGCGCGATCGCTTTCGGTATCGCTGCCGAGGCGGCCGGAGCACATCGGGACGAAGAATCCGCGCGGGTTGCGAGGCTGGCGGAACTGATGCTCGCGCGCCTCGACGCGTCGATTCCCGGCCTGCGTCTTAATGGCGCTTCCGATCACAAGCTCGGCAACACGCTCAACCTGACTTTTCCCGAGGTACTCGGCGAAAGCATGCTGATCGCGCTCGACCTCGAAGGCGTGGAGGTCTCGATGGGCTCGGCGTGCGCGGCGGGTGCGGTCGAGCCTTCGCACGTCCTGCTCGCGATGGGGCTCGGACGCGACGAAGCGCGCAGTTCGCTAAGGCTAAGCATTGGATGGAGCACGACCGCGGACGAGATCGATCGCGCGGCGGAGATAATCGCCCGCGTATGGCGGCGGGTTCGCGCCGCCGAGCCGCTGGCCAGCGCGGTCTCGACGCGGCCGAATGCCGCTACCGAGGCGATGCGATGA